A window of Streptomyces profundus genomic DNA:
GAGAACCCGATCAAGGACTACATGACGGCCGTGCTCACCGGCGGCGATCCGGAGGCCGCGGCCCGGGAGGCGTCCGAGGTGATCACCCGGGCGCTGAACCCCTGACCGGCTCGGCAGACGGAACCGAAGGGAACGAAGATGTCGGTCATCGGCCAGCGTCCCCGTCCCGCCGCCAAAACCGGAGGCGCTCCCCCGGCGCGCGGCGACGAGCCGGCACCGCGCCGCCGCGCGCGTGGCTCCGGTTGGTGGCCCTATCTGCTGATCGCCCCGACCGTGCTGGGCACGGCCGCGCTGCTGCTGGTCCCGCTGCTGCGCGGCCTGCTGATCTCGGTCCAGGACTTCAAGCTGCGCGAACTCGTCAACGGGGACGCGAAGTTCGTCGGCCTGGACAACTACGGCACGCTGCTGGGCGACCCCAGGTTCTGGGAGGTGGTGCGGCGCACCTTCCTCTTCATGGCGGTCAACGTGGTGCTGATCGTCGGCGTGGGCACCCTGGTCGCGCTGCTGATCGAGCGGCTCGGCAGGTTCGGCAGAACGGCCGTGCTCAGCGGTCTCGTGCTGGCCTGGGGGATGCCGGTGGTCGCGGCGACCACCGTCTTCCAGTGGATGTTCCACTCCGAGTACGGAGTGGTCAACTGGGCCCTGACCAGTCTGGGTTTCGACTCCTTCGACCGCTACGCCTGGTTCGCCAACGGGACCGCGGCGTTCGCCATCGTGGTCTTTCTGGTGGTCTGGCAGTCCGTGCCGTTCGCGGCGATCACCCTCTACGCCGGGTTGACCACCGTGCCCAGGGAGCTCCACGAGGCGGCCAGGCTGGACGGGGCGAGCGCCTTCCAGACGTTCCGCACCATCACCTTCCCGATGCTCAGGCCGCTCTTCATGCTGGTGATCTGCCTCGAAGTGATCTGGACCTTCCGGGCGTTCGTGCAGATCTGGGTGATCACCCAGGGCGGCCCGGGAGACGCCACCACCATCCTGCCGGTCTACGCCGTGCAGACCGCGCTGTCCGCGCAGCGCTACGACCTGGGCACGGCGGCCTCCATGATCACCGTGCTGCTGATGTCCAGCGTGCTGGTCATCTACTTCCGTCAGCTCTACCGCCAGGAGGCCGAGCTGTGACCACCGCACTCCCGCGTCCCGCCCCGGCCGGTGCGCCGGTGCCGCCGCGCCGGCGGCGACGGCGTCCGCTGCGCAGCGCGGCGGCGGTCGTGGTCTTCGTCTTCTGCACGTTCCCGGTGTACTGGATGTTCTCCACGGCGCTGAAGCCGGCCGGCGACATCCAGACGGACGAGCCCAAGCTGGTCCCGTTCAGCTGGACGTTCGACCACTTCCGGACGGCGATGGCGGCGGACGGGTTCTGGCTGTTCTGGCGCAACAGCCTGCTGTTGACGGTGGGCGCCGTGCTGCTGGCGCTGGTGGTGGCGCTGGCCGCCGCGTTCGCCGTGGCCAGGATGCGGTGGCGCGGCCGGCGGCAGTTCCTGTTGATGGTGTTCGCCGCCCAGATGGCGCCCTGGGAGTCATTGATCATCCCCATCTACATCATGTACCGGGACACCGACCTGTTGGACCGGCTGCCGGCGCTGACCCTGGTCTACTTCATGATCACGCTGCCGTTCACCATCGTGGTGCTGCGCAACTTCCTGGCCACCGTGCCACCGGAGTTGGAGGAGGCCGCCCAGGTGGACGGCTGCACCCGGCTCGGCGCGTTCCGCCGGGTGATCTTCCCGTTGCTGGCACCGGGGTTGATGGCGACATCGCTGTTCGGCTTCATCACCGCGTGGAACGAGTTCGCCTACGCCAACTTCCTGATCATCAACAACCAGGACGCGCGCACCCTGCCGGTGTGGCTGACGTCCTTCCAGAACACGTTCGGCACCGACTGGGGCGCGACCATGGCGGCGTCCACGCTCTTCGCCATCCCGGCGCTGTTGATCTTCCTGCTGCTCCAACGGCAGGTGACCTCCGGCTTCGCCTCGGGGGCGGTCAAGGGGTAGGTCCCGACCGCCCACGAGCGCGGACGGGTCAGCTCTCGTTCTCGATCTGGTTCTCGTTCTCGATCTCGTCGAGCAGCGAGGCCAGCGGGCCCTCCGCCGTGACGCGCACCTCGGCGGCGACGCGGGCGGCCAACTCGCGCAGCGGGGCCTCCTCAAGGAAGAGGGTGATGGGCACCTCGACGCCATGCTCGTCGCGGAGCCGGCCGATGAGGTGGACGGCGGTGAGGGAGTCGCCGCCGGCCTCGAAGTAGCCGACGTCCAGCGCCTCGTCGCCCGGCAGCTCCAGCGCCTCGATCAGCAGTGCGTGGACCCGCGCGGTGAGGTCAGCCGGCTCCGCCGGAGCCTCGGCCGCCACGGCGGGAGCGGCGGCGGGGGCCGAGCCGGGGAAGCGCAGCGCGGGGTAGGACTCCCGGGTGAAGGCGCGGGGCGTCGGCGCGGCCCGGCGGGCGCCAGGGGAGCGCTCCGGTGCCTCCGTCAGCACGGCGTGCACGTTGGTGCCGCCGATGCCGACCGAGCTGACGCCCGCGAGACGGGGCACGCCGACCGCGCCTGCCCACGGCTCGCACGCGCGCGGCAGCCGGAAGGGACCCTCGTCCAAGCCGAGTTCGGGGTTCGCGTCGCTGACGCCCGCGGAGGGGACCAGGGTACGGTGGCGCAGCATCAGCGCCGTCTTGATCAGCGCGGCGACGCCGGCCGCCGCGTCCAGATGCCCGATGTTGGCCTTCACCGAGCCGAGCGCGACCCGGCCACGTCCGGCGCCGGCGAAGGCCGTCGCCGCCGCCTCGGCCTCGACGCGGTCGCCGAGCCTGGTGCCGGTGCCGTGCGCCTCCAGGCACCGGGCCTGGGCCGGGTCGAGCCCGGCGGCCGACCAGGCCTCCTCGATGGCGGCGGTCTGCCCGGCGACGCCTGGTGCGGTGAAACCGACCTTCCCCGCCCCGTCGTTGGTGATCGCGGTGCCTCGGATCACCGCGTGGATCGGATCGCCGTCGGCGAGGGCGTCCTCCAGGCGGCGCAGCACCACCAGGCCGACGCCGTTGCCGGGGACGGTGCCGGAGGCGCGCTCGTCGAACGGGCGGCAGCGGCCGTCAGGGGCGTAGACGCCGCCCTCGTAGTAGGTGTAGCCGCGCGGTTCGACGGCGTCCACGGCGACGCCGCCGGCGAGCGCCGCGTCGCACTCGCCGCCCAACAGCGCCTGGACGGCGAGGTGGACGGCGGCCAGCGAGGTGGAGCAGGCGGTCCCCACCGTCATGCTGGGCCCGTCGAGGCCGAGCCGGTAGGAGATCCAGGGGGCGAGGAACTCCCGGTCGGTGAGGATGCGCAGCTGGGTCGCGCCGAGGGTGGTGGCCAGTCGGCGGTCGCCGCTGGCGGCCAGCAGGTGTTCGGTGAGGCTGCCGCCGACATAGACCGCGGTCTTGGCCGGCGCCTTCTCCGGGTGGTAGCCGGCGTCCTCAAGGGCGGCCCAGGCGCTCTCCAGCAGCAGCCGGTGCTGTGGGTCGAGCGCGGCGGCCTCGGCGCGGTGGAAGCCGAAGGCGGCGGCGTCGAACCGGTCGGCGTCGGCCAGCCAGCCCTTGGTCGGAACGTAGGCGGGGTGGCTCAGCTCGTCCTCGGGGACGCCGGCGGCGCGCAGCTCGTCGGCGGTGAAGTCCCGCAGGGAGCAGACGCCCTGGCGCAGGTTGGACCAGTAGACGTCCAGGTCGGCGGCGCCGGGGAACCGGCCGTGCATGCCGGTGATCGCGACGGAGCCGGCGGCGTCCTCGGCGGTCGGGGCGGAAGCGGGATGCGTCACGGTGTGCTGCCTTTCCGGGGTCGGGCGCCGCGGCCCGAGGTGAGGCGTCGGCGGCGGTCCTGGCCGCGCCGCGCGGCGTCACTGTCGCCGTCCGGGATCGCCGGACGGTGGTGTGGTCGGTCCAGGTGGGCCGCGAGGGCGGCCAGGCTGGGGTGCCGGAAGAGGTCGACCAGGGTGAGGCCCTGGCCCGGTGCTCCGTCGGTCGGCTCGTTGAGCGCTTCGAGGACGGCGAGCAGCCGGACGGAGTTGCCGCCGAGGTCGAAGAAGTTGTCGTGGGCGCCGATCCGGTCATGGCCCAGCACCTCGGCCCAGACGGCGGCGACCCGCCGTTGGGTGTCGGTCTCGGGTTCGACATGGGGTCGTTCCGGGTCGGCGGCGGCCCGGTGCGGCGCGGGCAGCCGGGCGCGTTCGACCTTGCCCGAGCGGTTCAGCGGGAGTTCGTCGAGGTGGGTGACGTACTCGGGGACCATATAGCTCGGCAGCCGCTCGGCGAGGTGGAGGCGCAGCGCGGCCTCGGTGGGGCGGCGTCCTTCGGCCGGCACCACATAGGCCGCCAGATGGCGGTCGGCGGCCTCGCCGCGCACATCGGCGGCGGCCATCGCGACATCCGGATGTCCCGCCAACACGCTCTCGATCTCGCCGAGTTCGACGCGGAAGCCGCGCACCTTGACCTGGGTGTCGATGCGCCCGAGGTAGTGCAGCCGGCCGTCCGCGTCGAAGCGCCCCAGGTCGCCGGTGCGGTACATGCGCGATCCAGGGGGGCCGTAGGGGTCGGCGACGAAGCGTTGGGCGGTCAGCCCTGGGCGCCCCGGGTAGCCACGGCCGAGGCTGGCGCCGGCGATATGGATCTCGCCCGTGACGCCGACCGGGACGGGGCGCAACCCCGAGTCGAGCACCGTCACCCGGGCGCCCGGCACCGGCTCGCCGATGGCCACGGGGACGCCGGGCCGCAGGTCCTCGGTGGTGGCGTAGACGGTGGCCTCGCTGGGGCCGTAGGCGTCGACGACGCGGCGGCCCGGCGCCGACCAGCGTTCGACCAGCTCGGCCGGGCAGGCCTCGCCGCCCACCACCAGGCTCCGCAGGTCGGGCAGGCGCCCCTCGGGCTCGGGGATGGAGAGGGCGGCGGACGGCGGCAGGAACACATAGCTGATGCGGGAGTCGCGCAGCCGGGCCAGCAGCGGTTCGCCGAGGCGCTCGTCGTCGCCGGCGATATGCAGCTCGGCGCCCACGGTCCAGGTGAGGAAGAGATCGGAGACGGCCACGTCGAACCCGAAGTTGACGTACTGGAGCACCCGGTCGTCGGCGTCCAGCGGGAAGGCGGCGCGGACGGCCACGCAGAGGTTGGCGAGGGCCCGGTGTTCCACGGCGATGCCCTTGGGGGTGCCGGTGGAGCCCGAGGTGTAGAGGAGGTAGGCGAGGTTCCTCGGGGTGGGCGCGGGCGGCGGCTCGGCCGGCGCCCGCACGGCCTGCTCGACGTCGGCCCTGAGCACCGGCGGGCCGAGCTGGTCGGCGAGGGGCGCGGTGGTCGCGTCGGCGAGCAGCAGCGGCGCGGCGGAGTCGCCGACCATGTAGCGCAGCCTGGCCACCGGGTGCCCCGGGTCGAGCGGGAGGTAGGCGCCGCCGGCGCGCAGCACGGCCAGCGCGGCGACGGCCATCTCGACCGAACGGGGCAGCAGCAGGCCGACGACGGTGTCGGGCCGCACCCCGGCGGCGCGCAGCCGGGCCGCCAACCGGTCGGCCCGGTCGAGGAGTTGGCGGTAGCTGAGGGTGGTCTCCCGGTAGTGCAGGGCGGGCGCTTCGGGCCGCAGCGCGGCCTGTGCGGCGATCAGCTCCGGCACCAGCGGCTGCGGCGGGGCGGCTTCGGCCGTCCGGTCGCCGATCTTCGCGAGCCAGTCCCGTTCGTCGGCGGGGAGCAGCGTGGCGGCCCTGATCGGTGCGTCGGGCGCGGCCAGCAGGGAGTCCAACAGGGTCTCGAAGGCGCGCACCCAGCGCCTGGCCGTGTCCTGGCCGATGAGGTCGGTGGAGTGGATCAGCGAGGCGACCAGCTCGTCGCCGATCCGCTCCACATAGAGCAGCAGGTCGAACTTGGCCGTGTCCAGGGGGAGTTCGACGCGCCGGGTGTCGGTGTTCGCCAGGTCGAGGACGAGTCGGGTGTCGTCGTCGTAGGCGAACATCACCTGGACCAGGGGGTCGTGGCCGACGGCCCGGTGCGGAGCCACCGCGTCCACGACGGCTTCGAAGGGGGCGTCCTGATGGGACTGGCCGGCCAGCAGCCGCTCCCGCACCCGGTCGATCAGCTCGGCGAAGCTCGGCTCCCCGGCCAGCTCGCAGCGGATGGCGAGGGTGTTGGTCAACATGCCGACCATGTCGTGGAGTTCGGGCCGGTCGCGCCCCGAGACCGGCACCCCGACGACCAGGTCGTCCTGGTCGCTGAGCCGGCCGAGGAACGCGGCGAAGGCGGCGAGGAGGGCCATGAACGGGGTGCCCTGGCGGGCCCTGGCCAGCTCGCCGACCCTGGTCAGCGTCGCGGGTGGCAGCACGAAGCGGACCACGCCGCCGTCCGTGGTGCGCCGGGCCGGCCGGGGCCGGTCGACGGGGAGCGCGGTGGTGTCGGGGGCGCCGGCCAGCTGCCCGGCCCAGTGCGCGACGGCCTCGGCGTAGCCGCCGGCGGCCAGCCGCTCCCGCTGCCAGACGGCGTAGTCCGGGTACTGGAGCGCTGGTTCGGGGAGCGCGGTGGAACGCTCGGGTGGGCCGTCGGTGAACGCGGCGTAGTCGGCGGAGAGTTCGCGCAGCATCTGCTGCAACGACCAGCCGTCGCAGACCAGATGGTGCGCCACCAGCAGCACACGGTGGCTGCCGTCGGCCACGGCGTAGAGCGAGCAGCGCAGCAGCGGGCCCGTCTCGGTGTCGAAGGGGCGGGCCGCCTCGGTCAGCATCCGCGTCTCGACGTCGCCGGCCGGCACCCGGGCGTGGTGGGTCACCTCGGCGCGTGCCGTCGCCGACACCACCTGGGCCGGGACGCCGCCCTCGCCGGTGGCGCGCGCCGGGAACACGGTGCGCAGCGACTCGTGGCGGGCGACCAGCGCGTCCAGGGCGCGGACGAACGCCGCCTGGTCGAACGGGCCCCGCACGCGGAACCCGGCGGGCACGTTGTACTGCGCGGTGCCCGGATGCATGCGGTCCAGGACGAGGAGCCGGCTCTGCGCGGGTGAGACGGGGAACTCGTAGATCACGGCGATCCTCCCTGGGCGGGCTGGGCTTCCAGCGTGGCGGTGACGAGGGACGCGATCCGGCCGGCATACGGCGGGTCGAGCATCTGGGTGTGGCGGCAGGGCAGTTCGTGGGCGTCCACGGTGGCCCCCGCGGCTCGCCAGCGGTC
This region includes:
- a CDS encoding carbohydrate ABC transporter permease codes for the protein MSVIGQRPRPAAKTGGAPPARGDEPAPRRRARGSGWWPYLLIAPTVLGTAALLLVPLLRGLLISVQDFKLRELVNGDAKFVGLDNYGTLLGDPRFWEVVRRTFLFMAVNVVLIVGVGTLVALLIERLGRFGRTAVLSGLVLAWGMPVVAATTVFQWMFHSEYGVVNWALTSLGFDSFDRYAWFANGTAAFAIVVFLVVWQSVPFAAITLYAGLTTVPRELHEAARLDGASAFQTFRTITFPMLRPLFMLVICLEVIWTFRAFVQIWVITQGGPGDATTILPVYAVQTALSAQRYDLGTAASMITVLLMSSVLVIYFRQLYRQEAEL
- a CDS encoding carbohydrate ABC transporter permease, with amino-acid sequence MTTALPRPAPAGAPVPPRRRRRRPLRSAAAVVVFVFCTFPVYWMFSTALKPAGDIQTDEPKLVPFSWTFDHFRTAMAADGFWLFWRNSLLLTVGAVLLALVVALAAAFAVARMRWRGRRQFLLMVFAAQMAPWESLIIPIYIMYRDTDLLDRLPALTLVYFMITLPFTIVVLRNFLATVPPELEEAAQVDGCTRLGAFRRVIFPLLAPGLMATSLFGFITAWNEFAYANFLIINNQDARTLPVWLTSFQNTFGTDWGATMAASTLFAIPALLIFLLLQRQVTSGFASGAVKG
- a CDS encoding beta-ketoacyl synthase N-terminal-like domain-containing protein; translated protein: MTHPASAPTAEDAAGSVAITGMHGRFPGAADLDVYWSNLRQGVCSLRDFTADELRAAGVPEDELSHPAYVPTKGWLADADRFDAAAFGFHRAEAAALDPQHRLLLESAWAALEDAGYHPEKAPAKTAVYVGGSLTEHLLAASGDRRLATTLGATQLRILTDREFLAPWISYRLGLDGPSMTVGTACSTSLAAVHLAVQALLGGECDAALAGGVAVDAVEPRGYTYYEGGVYAPDGRCRPFDERASGTVPGNGVGLVVLRRLEDALADGDPIHAVIRGTAITNDGAGKVGFTAPGVAGQTAAIEEAWSAAGLDPAQARCLEAHGTGTRLGDRVEAEAAATAFAGAGRGRVALGSVKANIGHLDAAAGVAALIKTALMLRHRTLVPSAGVSDANPELGLDEGPFRLPRACEPWAGAVGVPRLAGVSSVGIGGTNVHAVLTEAPERSPGARRAAPTPRAFTRESYPALRFPGSAPAAAPAVAAEAPAEPADLTARVHALLIEALELPGDEALDVGYFEAGGDSLTAVHLIGRLRDEHGVEVPITLFLEEAPLRELAARVAAEVRVTAEGPLASLLDEIENENQIENES
- a CDS encoding non-ribosomal peptide synthetase — encoded protein: MIYEFPVSPAQSRLLVLDRMHPGTAQYNVPAGFRVRGPFDQAAFVRALDALVARHESLRTVFPARATGEGGVPAQVVSATARAEVTHHARVPAGDVETRMLTEAARPFDTETGPLLRCSLYAVADGSHRVLLVAHHLVCDGWSLQQMLRELSADYAAFTDGPPERSTALPEPALQYPDYAVWQRERLAAGGYAEAVAHWAGQLAGAPDTTALPVDRPRPARRTTDGGVVRFVLPPATLTRVGELARARQGTPFMALLAAFAAFLGRLSDQDDLVVGVPVSGRDRPELHDMVGMLTNTLAIRCELAGEPSFAELIDRVRERLLAGQSHQDAPFEAVVDAVAPHRAVGHDPLVQVMFAYDDDTRLVLDLANTDTRRVELPLDTAKFDLLLYVERIGDELVASLIHSTDLIGQDTARRWVRAFETLLDSLLAAPDAPIRAATLLPADERDWLAKIGDRTAEAAPPQPLVPELIAAQAALRPEAPALHYRETTLSYRQLLDRADRLAARLRAAGVRPDTVVGLLLPRSVEMAVAALAVLRAGGAYLPLDPGHPVARLRYMVGDSAAPLLLADATTAPLADQLGPPVLRADVEQAVRAPAEPPPAPTPRNLAYLLYTSGSTGTPKGIAVEHRALANLCVAVRAAFPLDADDRVLQYVNFGFDVAVSDLFLTWTVGAELHIAGDDERLGEPLLARLRDSRISYVFLPPSAALSIPEPEGRLPDLRSLVVGGEACPAELVERWSAPGRRVVDAYGPSEATVYATTEDLRPGVPVAIGEPVPGARVTVLDSGLRPVPVGVTGEIHIAGASLGRGYPGRPGLTAQRFVADPYGPPGSRMYRTGDLGRFDADGRLHYLGRIDTQVKVRGFRVELGEIESVLAGHPDVAMAAADVRGEAADRHLAAYVVPAEGRRPTEAALRLHLAERLPSYMVPEYVTHLDELPLNRSGKVERARLPAPHRAAADPERPHVEPETDTQRRVAAVWAEVLGHDRIGAHDNFFDLGGNSVRLLAVLEALNEPTDGAPGQGLTLVDLFRHPSLAALAAHLDRPHHRPAIPDGDSDAARRGQDRRRRLTSGRGARPRKGSTP